In Cyanobacteria bacterium GSL.Bin1, a single genomic region encodes these proteins:
- a CDS encoding metallophosphoesterase — MSPVRFFVLLIATILVTVTASAERVDGQKTADLPPKTAQIVKAAGNLYNPPRHDVRLVVISDLNTVYGATDYPPSVDQGIGLIPYWHPDLVLCGGDMVAGQKSDLTSSQIQAMWNAFDDHVARPLREQNFPLGFTIGNHDGSSARDQNGNFRFQQERDLASQYWNHPDHDPGLELIDRADFPFYYTFKHNDIFFLTWDGSSSSIPPEKLAWVEQALASPEAQQAKMRILLGHLPLYGVAQGRNRPGEVMQNADDLRAMLERYDVHTYISGHHHAYYPGHRGDLQLLHTGIIGAGPRQLIDSDLSPQKTITVVDIDFDSLEKTTYATYNLETLDLIGYEQLPRFLAGHNGMVMRRDIEAEDLTASEKAFCEQRLGQELCTP; from the coding sequence ACAATTTTGGTTACTGTGACTGCCAGTGCAGAAAGAGTCGATGGGCAAAAAACAGCTGACCTTCCACCAAAAACGGCTCAAATTGTTAAAGCAGCCGGCAATCTTTATAATCCACCGCGTCATGATGTGCGATTGGTTGTGATTAGTGACTTGAATACAGTTTATGGTGCAACCGATTATCCTCCCAGTGTCGATCAAGGGATCGGGCTGATTCCCTATTGGCATCCGGATCTGGTACTGTGTGGCGGGGATATGGTTGCTGGGCAAAAGTCTGATTTAACATCATCCCAAATTCAAGCGATGTGGAATGCTTTTGATGACCATGTCGCCCGTCCGTTACGAGAGCAAAATTTTCCCCTTGGCTTTACCATTGGCAATCATGATGGGTCGAGTGCAAGGGATCAGAATGGCAATTTTCGGTTTCAGCAAGAACGAGACTTAGCTTCTCAATACTGGAATCATCCCGACCATGATCCGGGTTTAGAATTGATTGATCGCGCTGATTTTCCCTTTTATTACACGTTTAAACACAATGATATCTTTTTCCTGACTTGGGATGGGTCTTCCAGTTCCATTCCCCCAGAAAAGCTGGCTTGGGTAGAACAAGCCTTAGCCAGTCCCGAAGCGCAACAAGCAAAAATGCGAATTTTATTGGGACATCTCCCCTTATACGGCGTGGCGCAAGGACGCAATCGTCCAGGAGAGGTGATGCAAAATGCTGACGATCTCAGAGCAATGCTAGAAAGATATGATGTGCATACTTACATCAGTGGACATCATCATGCTTATTATCCGGGACATCGGGGAGACTTACAGTTATTACACACTGGAATTATTGGGGCGGGACCTCGTCAATTGATTGATAGTGATCTTTCTCCGCAAAAAACAATTACCGTAGTTGATATTGACTTTGATTCTCTGGAAAAAACGACCTATGCCACCTATAACCTCGAAACCCTAGATTTAATTGGATACGAACAACTACCGCGGTTTCTAGCCGGTCATAATGGCATGGTAATGCGTCGGGATATTGAAGCGGAAGACTTAACCGCTTCAGAAAAGGCATTTTGTGAACAGCGGCTGGGTCAAGAACTTTGCACTCCCTAG